The Staphylococcus saprophyticus subsp. saprophyticus ATCC 15305 = NCTC 7292 genome contains the following window.
GAGAATGGTATATCTGTATCATTAATAATATTTTGAATAAATTGAATTGGCGCTTCTGACTTAGCCACTTGATTAAACATTGGAATTAAAGGTGTAACCCCGATACCGGATCCAATAAATAGTTGTGGTGACTCACTGTTGACCACGGAAAACGGACCTACTGGTGCTGATAATTGAATCGTATCGCCTTCTTTGTATTCACTATGAAGTATCGTAGACACTTCCCCTTCATGTGTTGTTGTTACATCATGTTTAACTGCAAAAGTCAGTGTTTCACTATCACCTTCTACAATTGAATAATGGCGTTTAGCACGGTATGGTAGTGACGCACTCTTCACATCGACCGTGACATATTGACCTGGTTTAAATTTACTCATGTCTATTTCATCAGATTTAACTGTAAATGCTTTGATGTCTGTAGCTACAGTTTCTATATTTTTAATTACAAATGCTTGGAAACCATCCCATGCCATTGTTTTATAAATATCTTTTTCAACTTCAATAAATACTTTAGCAATTTCTCCGTATGCTTTAGCCCAAGTGTCTAAGATTGCATCATCATCCGATAATTTTAAAACATTTTGGATGGCAGCTAATAAATTTTCACCTACAATATCATAACCAGCTGGCGGCACCTGTAATGCACAATGTTTAAATGCAATTTCTTTCACAACTGGTAAAATACGTGTCAAATCATCAATATTCATCGCTGCAGCTAATACACTCTGTGCTAACGCCGTTGATTGCAATCCTTTCTTTTGGTTTGTTTGATTAAACATATTTTTTAATTCAGGGTGCTGTGTAAACATTCTATTATAGAAAAACGATGTGATTTCTACCCCTCTTTCTTGCAATACCGGAACCGTTTCTTTAATAATCGCTTTTTCTTTTTCATTCAACATAATAAGCACTTCCATTTCTTCAAATATAGATTTATCATTTCTACTTTATTTTATTACAAATTATTGTATTTCAAAACAAATTTGTGATAAAATTCACAAAAAGTTCATTTTACTTAATTTTAACTAAAAATTACAATTATATTTAAATAAATAAGGTATATTAGGACTATAGTATGATGTAATACACAGCGCATTACAGTATAGTATAGATAAATCAATTAAAGTCTCTTCTTGGAGGTCAATAAATGAATAAACTTATACAATCGTTATCAGCAATTGGCGTTTCTGCAACTCTTGTATCCCCAAACCTAAGTGCAGAAGCCACTGACAATTCAATTCCAGAGCTTAAAGGTACGAATGATACAATCATAGATAAAGGTGAAGAATATAATCTTTTAAATGGTGTACATGCATACGATAAAGAAGACGGCGATTTAACACATAAAATTAAAGTTGATGGTAATGTTAATATCAACCAAGCTGGAAAATACAAAATTGAGTATAAAGTGGAAGATTCAAACGGCGCATCAAGTAAATCGATACGTTATATAGAAGTTAAATAAATTAAAATTCCATACATAGCAAAAACCAAGCTAAATGATAACCTTTATCACTACTTTTTTGATAAAATCACCCTTTCGCCTTAAATATGACACTTTTCACAAAATGTACACATAATTTTAACAAATCTTTGAAAGCCCACCAGACGTTGAGTTTGTTGGGTTTCTTTTAATTTTACAATATTTTTTTCGCACAAACACTTGTAAATATTGCGTAATATCTTAAAATTGATGTTAAGCCCTACATTTGTAGTATTAGGAGGTCAAAAAAGTGTCAAAATTTAAGTCTTTGCTTCTACTCTTTGGCTCGCTAATTTTACTTAGTGGCTGTTCTAACGTAGAAGTTTTAAACCCAAAAGGGCCGATGGCAAGTGATTCGAAGTTTTTGATTATGTATTCAATTATCTTCATGCTTGTTATTATTGCCGCTGTACTTATTCTATTCACAGTTTTTCTATATAAATATAGAATTGGAAACACTGATGAATCAGGTAAGATGCACCACAATTCTTTATTAGAAACAATTTGGTTTATTATTCCAGTAATTATTGTAATTGCATTAGCTATTCCAACAGTTAATTCACTTTATAATTACGAGGAAAAACCACAGAAAGAAGACGATCCACTTGTTGTTTATGCTACAAGTGCTGGTTATAAGTGGTTCTTTAGTTATCCTGAAGAGAAAATCGAAACAGTTAACCATTTAACTATTCCGAAAGATCGCCCAGTTGTCTTCAAACTCCAATCAATGGATATGATGACAAGTTTCTGGATTCCACAATTAGGTGGTCAAAAATATGCGATGACAGGTATGACTATGGACTGGACTTTAACAGCTAGTGAAGAAGGTACGTTCCGTGGACGTAACTCAAACTTCAATGGTGAAGGCTTCAGTCGTCAGACATTTGATGTGAATTCAGTAAGCCAAAGCAAATTCGAGGATTGGGTAAAAGATGCCAAAAAACAAAAAGTATTGGATCAAGATACATTTGATAAGCAACTTTTACCAACTACTGAAAACAAAAATTTAACTTTCAGTGGTACGCATTTAGCATTTGTTGATCCTGCAGCAGACCCTGAGTATATTTTCTATGCTTATGATCGTTATAATTTCGTTCAAAAAGATCCAAACTTTAACACTGAAGAAGAACGTACAGCAGATGTGTTAGATAAACCAGATCAACCTGCACGTAAGCCGGAAATCACAAATGCTAACTACGAACGTCATGGAATGAAAGCCATGATTTTAGGCAATAATGAACCATATGATAGTGAATTCAAAGATGAAGAATCACATAATATGGATGAAATGGAAAAAATCTCTGAAGGTGCTAAAGATGAAAAAGCATCTAAAATTGAGAAAAAAGACCATGAAAATGGAGGTGGACATTAATGAATTTTCCATGGGATCAATTACTCGTTCAAGGTAACTGGATGATAACAATGGGACAAATTGGTGCTCCTTTCGCAGTTATTGCCGTAATCGCAGTAATTAGCTATTTCAAATTATGGAAATATCTATACAGAGAATGGTTCACATCTATTGACCATAAAAAAATTGGTGCAATGTACTTAATCTGTGCGGTATTAATGTTCGTACGTGGTGGTATTGACGCGCTAATGATGCGTACGCAATTAGCCATTCCAGACAATACATTTTTAGAAGGAAACCATTATAATGAAGTCTTTAGTACGCACGGCGTAATAATGATTATCTTTATGGCTATGCCTTTCATCTTTGGTTTATGGAATGTTGTCGTACCACTACAAATTGGTGCGCGTGACGTTGCATTCCCTGTATTAAATAACGTAAGTTTCTGGTTATTCTTCTCAGGTATGATTTTATTCAACCTTTCATTTATAGTCGGAGGCTCACCTGCAGCTGGTTGGACAAACTACGCACCACTCGCAGGAGAATTCAGTCCAGGACCTGGTGTCAACTATTACTTAATAGCGATACAAATTTCCGGTATTGGTACACTGATGACTGGTATTAACTTCTTTGTTACTATACTTAGATGTAAAACACCAACAATGAAATTTATGGAAATGCCAATGTTTACGGTTACGACTTTCATTACAGCATTAATCGTTATCTTGGCTTTCCCAGTATTAACAGTTACATTAGCGCTATTTACAACTGATAGAATTTTCGACACAGCATTCTTCTCAGTTGCAAATGGTGGTATGCCAATGCTTTGGGCTAACTTCTTCTGGGTATGGGGGCACCCTGAAGTGTATATCGTTATCTTGCCAGCATTCGGTATCTACTCTGAAATTATTCCGACATTTGCACGTAAACGCCTATTCGGACATCAAAGCATGGTCTGGGCGACTGCAGGTATCGCATTCTTAAGTTTCTTAGTTTGGGTTCACCATTTCTTCACAATGGGTAATGGTGCATTAATTAACTCATTCTTCTCAATTTCAACCATGTTAATTGGTATACCAACTGGTGTTAAAATCTTTAACTGGTTGTTCACGCTTTATAAAGGGCGTGTTACCTTCGAATCTCCAATGCTATTCGCATTAGGGTTCATACCGAACTTCTTAATCGGTGGGGTAACAGGTGTTATGCTTTCAATGGCGGCAGCAGATTATCAATATCATAATACTTACTTCTTAGTAGCGCATTTCCACTATACGCTAGTAGCTGGTGTAGTATTTGCCTGTCTTGGAGCTTTAATATTCTGGTGGCCTAAGATGACTGGCTTCAAGTTAAACGAAACATTAAACAAATGGTGTTTCTGGTTATTCATGATCGGATTTAACGTTTGTTTCATACCACAATTCATCCTTGGATTAGATGGTATGCCACGTCGTTTATACACTTATATGCCAGAAGATGGTTGGTGGTTACTAAACGCAATCTCAACTGTCGGTGCCCTATTAATGGCATTAGGATTTATGTTCTTAGTTGCAAGTATCGTATACAGCTTCTTCAAAGCACCACGTGAAGCAACTGGCGACAACTGGGATGGTTTAGGACGTACTTTAGAATGGGCAACTGCTGGAGCAATGCCACCTAAATACAACTTTGCTATCACACCAGACTGGAATGACTATGACACATTTGTAGATATGAAAGAACATGGTCGTCATTATTTAGACAACCATAACTATACAGATATCCATATGCCAAATAATACTCCTGTTGGATTCTGGATGGGAATTCTCTTCACTATTGGTGGATTCTTCCTTATCTTTGAAACACTCGTTCCAGCTATTATTTGTTTAATTGGTATCTTCGCAACTATGGTTTACCGCAGTTTCCAAATCGACCATGGTTATCATATACCAGCGTCTGAAGTTGCTGAAACTGAAAAACGTTTACGTGATGCACGTATAAAAGAAAGGGAGGCTGTAAGTCATGAGTCATGATGCAAACACAATTGATCAACGTTCGCATGAAGGTAATTTAAATAAACTTGGCTTTTGGGTATTCCTTACAGCAGAATTCTCATTATTCGGTACGTTATTCGCAACATTATTAACACTTCAACACGGTGGCGATTATGCTGGAAAAATGACGACTGAATTGTTTGAATTACCATTAGTTTTAATTATGACATTTGCATTATTAATTAGTTCTTATACATGTGGTATTGCAATTTACTATATGAGAAAAGAAAAAGAAAAATTAATGCTGATTTGGATGATTATCACTGTATTACTTGGTATGGTATTCGTAGGCTTCGAGATTTATGAGTTTGCGCACTACGTACATGAAGGTGTTAATCTAACTATCGGTTCTTATTGGTCTAGTTTCTTTATTCTATTAGGAACACATGGTGCCCACGTGTCATTAGGTATTGTTTGGATTATTTGCCTATTAATTCAAGTAGCAATGCGCGGATTAAATAAAGACAATGCTCCTAAATTATTTATAGTTAGTTTATACTGGCACTTTTTAGATGTTGTATGGATTTTCATCTTCACTGCCGTATATATGATAGGGATGGTGTTTAGCGGATGAATACAATAGTAAAACATACTGTAGGTTTTATCGCCTCAATCGTTTTAACGATCTTAGCTGTATTTGTAACTTTATACACATCTATGGCACTTAATGCTAAGATTACCATCATCTTTGGTTTTGCTTTTATACAAGCTGCAGTTCAATTATTAATGTTCATGCACTTAACTGAAAGTAAAGATGGTAATTTACAAACCTTTAAAGTTTTATTTGCGATTATCATTACTTTAATTACTGTTATCGGTACTTATTGGGTAATGCAAGGTGGACACTCAAGCCACTTATAATCAATATAGACTTCTCTTCTGAGAAGCCTTAGAACAAAGAGACCCCCCTACGCATTTATTTGTGTAGGGGGGTCTCTTTATATATTGATTTCGTTAATTTCAAAATATGTATGTTTTGTTGTTATAAATTTTTCGTATGAAAAGAAAGCACTAAATTAATCGTTTATATTAACTATGGTAAATCAAACATGCAACTGACCGTCACTTTTCCTTCTTCATATCCCCCCTATTTTCAAATAGTATTTTCATTAGATGACGCCGATTTCTAAAAAAAATACTTCACGAATATTAAAAACTAACCTAGATTATTCAAAATAAATACTAATAAACTAAACTTAGGCTCTATGGAATGTCTTTACAACATTATTTCCTCATATTTCTATCAATAGTCGCTTAATTTTTCAATTGCTATACAACATTTTCTAGGTAAAACAATGTACACTATATTTAAATGATTATTTATTTTTAGGAGGAAATTCAATTATGAAACAACCTATTATCATAGATTCAGATCCTGGAATTGATGATGCTGCTGCGATTAGCATTGCATTAAATCATCCTAATTTTGATTTGCGAATGATTACTACAGTTAATGGAAATGTAGGTATTGAAAAAACAACTGCGAACGCTTTGAAACTTAAACGTTTTTTCTCGAGTACCGTTCCTGTACATAGAGGTTCCTCTCAACCATTATTATCAGAAATCGTAGATGCTAGTGCAGTACATGGTGAATCTGGGATGGAAGGATATGATTTTCCTAAGATTAATTACAATGATTTATCATCCACTCATGCTGTAGAAGCCATGCGCAAAGAACTTCAATCAAGTGAAGACCCTATTACTTTAATACCAATAGGACCTTTAACAAATATTGCCCTATTACTCTCAACCTATCCAGAAGTAAAAGATTATATTAAAGAAATTGTATTAATGGGTGGTTCGGCAGCTCGAGGCAATGTCACACCATTAGCAGAATTTAATATTTATTGTGATCCAGAAGCAGCACACATTGTATTTAACTCTGGATTACCAATTACAATGGTTGGCTTAGATGTAGCTAGAAGTTCTACACTTAGTCACGCAACGGTGAATGAATTACAAAGTTTAAACAAAACCGGTGACATGTTGCATCAACTTTTCAAACATTATAAAGGCGACGATTTTGAAAAAGGAATCAATGTCTATGATGCATATACGATACTTTATTTATTACATCCTGAAAAATTTGATGTGAAAGAGGCAGATGTACAAATTGAGACCACTGGAACACTTACAAAAGGTGCAACTGTCACAGATTTTAACACGCACTTCCCTAACTGCTCAGTTGTTATGTCTATCGAAACAAACGATTTCAAAAAACTATTTATTGAAGCTTTAAAATACTGTATATAATCTTAGTAAAAAACACACGCCCATTTCCATGGCGTGTGTTTTAAAATTTCAATTAATATGATTTACCCACATGATTATAAGGTCCACCCTGTTTTAAAATCTGATTGTAAATATGTTGGATTTTCTGTTCATTATTCACGTCACTATTTTCATAATTAGTTCCTAGGATTACAATATACTTGTCATTAAAATATGACGTAAAAACTTGACCAAAAAAACCACCATTAATTCTATTTTTATCTGCAAAGGAATAAAACCCATAGCGATAAGGTTGAGGATATTTAGACGTCTTACTCTCATGTATCAGTGGTTTTGATATATGGCTGTTTAATATTCTATTATTTTGTAATCCTAAAATCAATTTTCCCATATCACTCGGCGTCATGTACAAATTACCCGCCCCATAATACTGTTCTAAAACGTTGGGATACTGTTGTAGTGGTTTGCCAGATTTACCATCCTTTTTATAACCCTTAGCCATATATGCTTGAAAATTTGAATTATCGAAAAATGCAGTGAAATTTAAATGTTGCGGTTTTGAAATTCTATCCTCAAAATTTTTCTTATACGACTTGTTTGTCACTTCTTCAATCACACGCGATAATACTAAATAATTTCCGTCGTTGTACCTATTTTTATTGTAAAATTTAGGCTCAATGCCTTTTTGTTGAACTGCATGTACCGCTTCGTTTAAATTTTTATAATTTGGAGAAGCTTTATATTTAAACAATCCACTTTTATGCAACATGAGTTGATTTAAAGTAATTGGCTGCTTCATTTTAAACCATGGCAAATATTTAGTTACAGAATCGTTCATGTTAATTTTATTTTCGCTTTCTAATTGTTTCAACATTAATCCTGTTGCAAACTTTTGAGAAGATCCAATTAAATATAAAGTATCTGCTTGATTCTGTTTATTTTCTTGAATGTTTTGCAAACCGTATCCTTTATTTAATTTGAGTTGACCATTTTCGAACACAGCTGCAGTACCGTTAAATTTAACTTGTTCAAGATATTGATTAATCTGCATCATCTGTGGATTTTGATTATCGACAATAGTCTGTAAATGTCCCATTTGTTTATTCGTAGTTTCTTGTTTCGTCTCATTTTGTACCATTGGCGTTTCTTGATGACTACGATGATATAGCTTATAGGCGATTGTAATAATAATTACTATTAATAATATAATTAAAATGATTGTTATTTTTTTGAGTATCTTTGTTGTCATAATGTTGCCTCTATATTTGTTTAAACTATATTATTAATATAGTTTGCTTCAAACTGTTGTGTAATTTCATCAATATTTTCAACTTCAAGTGAAAAATATAATTTAATTTTTGGCTCTGTACCAGAAGGTCTTAACGCAATAAAACCATTTTCAAAAATAAATCTAATTAAATTTGTCTTTGGTAATGTTAATTTCTCAGTATGACCTGTTATCATGTCTCTAACTTCTCCAACATGATAGTCCTCAATTTTTAGTACATCCATACCACATATAGAAAATACCTGTTCATTTCTAAATTGCGACATAATACTTTCTATTTTTTTAACACCGGCTTTTCCTTCAAATGTAGGCGCAAGTGTTCTGTCCTTGAAATAACCGATATTTTCGTAAATATCTTCAATTGTTTCCTTAAATGTTATACCGTTTTTATCAAGTAAATTCTTATATTTAACTAATAATGGTACCATTTGTATAGCATCTTTATCTCTTGAAATAGGTTGTGCTAAGTACCCATGACTTTCTTCAAATGCAAGCAGTAATTGCTTATCATCATCTTTCTGTTTGTGTTCTATTAAATCTGAAATGAATTTAAAACCTGTCAGAACATCGTTAACTTCTACATTGAGAGATGTTGCTAACCTTTCTGCTAGCTCGCTCGTAACTATTGATTTGATCATATATTGCGGCGTACTATCTTCAGTTAAATCTTGGAACCTTAATTTCATTAATAATAGCCCTATTTCATTGCCATTAAAATATCTAAAATCATTATCACCATAACGTTCTATAAATCCTAATCGATCCGCATCAGGATCAGTTGCAATAATAAGCTGTGCATCTGTTTTATCTGCTAGCTGTTTGCCAAGTGTAAAAGCTGCTTCATCTTCAGGATTAGCAATAGCTACTGTTGGAAAATTACCATTAGGTTCTGACTGTTCTTTTTCTATAACAAAATTATGATAATCTAATTCAGTTAAAATGTCAGATACCAAAGGTAGGCTCGTACCATGTAAACTCGTCAATATGACTTTTGCGTCATGTGCATCTATTGATCCTACTAATGACTTAACTTCTTTTTTATAACTTTCTGTTACTTCATTCGACATATATTTTATTTTACCGTTTTCTACGAACGCATTAAAATCACCTTTTTCAATATTTAATGGTGTTTCAATTGAATTTATATATTCACTTAATTGCTCTGAAGCTTCAGGTAATAATTGTCCACCCTTTTCATTATAAATCTTTATACCATTATAATTTTTAGGATTATGACTTGCTGTAATCATGATGCCTGCATTTACTTGTAGATGTCTTACGGCAAAGGATAATTCTGGTGTCGATTTATAATTGTCTGAAATAATAGCTGTGATACCATTATTTGCCAACACACTTGCCATCTCTTGTGAAAATGCTTTTGATAAAAATCTTGTATCAAAATGTATGACAACAGATGCGTCATCAACATTATGATTTAAATATTGAGCTAAACCTAGCGCTACTTTGCGGACTGTAAAAGCATTTAACCTTGCTGGTCCTAAACCAAATGTACTTCTAATACCTGCAGTACCAAATGATAAGACCCCTTCAAAACCAGCATTCTGTTCTTCTTCTGTTTGTGTTTCGTAAAAATCCTTTACTAAACTTTCATTTATATTTTCTAACCAAAGTGCTTTCACTATAATATTTCCTCCTCAAATCATTCATTCCTAGTACGTTTATTATATCTTTATGCTGGAATATGATTAAATTTGTTTCAACACTTGCTATAATTAAGTATAAAGGCAATCTAAAATTTCTAACATCTTTTAATTATAATCATCTACAAGATGATATTTCCAATATATATTATATCCTATGTCTTTAAATAAATCATATTTTATCAAATGACATTATTGTAATACTATTTTTATATTTATTAACCTTTCCACTTTCAATGATTTAAATCATTTCATAAATGATGATTTGATTAAATACAATCATATTTACTTAATCATACATGACAAGTGCATTGTATATTTATGATTAACACATAACTTCTGCGTGCATATTGTTTCATCATTTTATTACACATTGCCAATAAAATTACAATTAACAACTTCATAGTTGATATTTTTTAGTGATAGTAATAAAATTATAATTTATAGTGCATTTTCTTCTTTACAAATAATTTACAAAGTTAAAAAGAAGTAAAATCAAAATATAAATATAGTTACATGTACAAAAAATCTAATAATTTGGGAGCTTCAAACATGAATAAATTTTTAAAATATTTCTTAATATTTCTTTCATTAGTTCTTGTCGTTGTTCCAATTATTTTTGCGATCATATTGCTAAAATCTTCTCAAGGCGCTTTTGAGTCTTCCTTTAATGATAGTGATTCCTCTAGGAAGTCAAATATACGTGACTCTAAAGTAAATCCTTCAAAAGATCCTATATCTATCCTATTTTTGGGAATTGATGATAATAGTGGCCGTGAAAAAAATGGACAAACAGCTGAAAAATCTAGAACCGATGCAATGATATTATCTACTTTTAATGCAGATAAGGAACAAATTAGAATGTTAAGTATTCCGCGTGATACAATCAGCTACATACCAAAAGTTGGTTATTATGATAAAATTACGCATGCACATGCATACGGAGGCCCTACTGCTTCAATGGACTCAGTAGAGGCTACATTAGATTTACCAGTCGATTACTATGTCAGAATTAATATGGAAGCGTTTGTTGATGCAGTTGATGAATTGGGCGGCATTAAATATGACGTCCCTTACAACATTAATGAACCAAATACAAACGATACTGGTAAAATTAAAGTCAAAAAAGGCTATCAAAATCTTAATGGCGATGAAGCATTGGCTGTAGCTAGAACACGTCATCAAGACTCAGATTTAAAACGTGGTCAGAGACAAATGGATTTAATTAAAAAACTATTTGCAAAAGCACAAAAAGCAGACTCATTTAATAAACTAGATGATGTTGTTGAAATTGTCGGAAAAAATGCCAAACATAATTTAAGTTATGATGAAATAAAAGTACTTGCTACTTCTTATTTAAAAGATGATATAAAAATAAAAAGTTCACAACTTGAAGGTGACGATGATTATTTAAATGGCATTTATTACTATAATCCAGATATAAAAAATATCCTGTCAACGACAAATATGTTGCGAAGTGACTTAGATTTACCTAAAATTAAAGATAAAGATGAATTATTAAATCAACGCGTGATTGATTATTATGGTACACTCGTACCATTAACCGAGTTAGATGATAGTCTTCTAACGAAATCACAAAAAGATAGCTCGGAAGATGAAAATAGTAATGAAAATCAATCAAATGAGAATGACAATAGCAACTCAGAAACAAATAACGCTGAAGATTATAATAATCAGCAACAAACGGATCAGTTTGGTAACGAACAAAATAACGTGAATCAACCCCAGAACGATTCTAATCAACAACAAAATGATCCTAACCAACAGCAAATTGATCCAAACCAACAACAGAACGCTCAAGAAGTACCAACGAATCAATATTAATCTAGAAAGGAGCTCGTAATATGTCACGCAAAACTTATGAAAAACTAGCACATGTGAATGGCATGTTTAATGTTTTAGAGCAGCAATTGATTCACAGCAAAGATATGGCGCTATTCAGAAATGAATTTTTCTACGTTAATCATGAACATCGTGAGAATTATGAGGCCTTACGCATTTACTATAAAGATAGTGACCTTAATCCTGTAGTTGATGGTGCGTGTTACATCGTTGCACTCCCAGAAATATTTGAAAAAGTTGATGTTTTTGAATCTGAGTTACCATTTACTTGGGTATATGATCAAAATGGTATCACTGATACTATGAAGCAAATCAGTGTACCTATCCAATACTTGATTGCTGCAGCGTTAGAAGTAACCGATGTAAACCTATTCAAACCTTCTGGCTTTACCATGGGAATGAATAACTGGAATATTGCACAAATGCGTATTTTTTGGCAGTATACAGCAATCGTAAGAAAAGAAGCACAATAAATTCAAATAACTCTACCCTACCATCTATTTTATGGTAGGGTATTTTTAATATCTAAAATGAGAAAAGAGGTAAATATATGTTTAATATTGTGACTACACCTAAAATGATGGACGATGCATTAGAAATTCGTAAAGAAGTATTTGTGAAAGAACAAGGTGTTCCATTAGAAAATGAAATTGATCAATTTGAAGACGTTGCCACTCATGTCATTGGTTATGATTCAAATCATATACCTTTTGCTACTGGAAGATTTCGTCCTGTAAATGATAGTGTAAAAATAGAACGTGTAGCTGTTAGAGCGACGCACCGTAAATCAGGATATGGTCAATTACTTATGCAATTTCTTGAAACATCTGCAAAACAACAAGGTTATAGTAAATTGGCGTTAAATGCACAATATCATGCCAAGTCCTTTTATGAAGCGCTTGGTTATAAATCTATTGGTGATATCTTTATGGAAGAAAATATCGAACACATTGCTATGACAAAAATAATTTAAAAATTTTTCATCCGAATATTACAGTTATTCTTCATTTAAATTTTGTAATATTTCAGAAAGTGTAATATTTTAATATAATGTAAATTAGGCGTTATAACGCTTTTCTATTAGCTTTATAATTTTTTAATACTGGCTTTAGATTAATTTTATATTACAAAACAGTAAAAACCAGCCTCTAGGTCTTTCGTCGTATTATAATAGGATACAAATATATATAGTTAAAGGGGCAGTTAAATGGCTAAGAAAAAGAACACTTATAAGGTACCTTCGATTGTAGCACTTACATTAGCAGGTACAGCTTTGACAACTCATCATGCTCAAGCAGCAAGTAATACACAAGATCAAACTCCGAATAAAAATGTATTGGATGACGAAAAAGCACTTAACCAAAGTGAACAAATTAAATCTGAAATTAGCAAACCAACAACTAACATTTCAGGTACACAAAC
Protein-coding sequences here:
- a CDS encoding LCP family protein, with translation MNKFLKYFLIFLSLVLVVVPIIFAIILLKSSQGAFESSFNDSDSSRKSNIRDSKVNPSKDPISILFLGIDDNSGREKNGQTAEKSRTDAMILSTFNADKEQIRMLSIPRDTISYIPKVGYYDKITHAHAYGGPTASMDSVEATLDLPVDYYVRINMEAFVDAVDELGGIKYDVPYNINEPNTNDTGKIKVKKGYQNLNGDEALAVARTRHQDSDLKRGQRQMDLIKKLFAKAQKADSFNKLDDVVEIVGKNAKHNLSYDEIKVLATSYLKDDIKIKSSQLEGDDDYLNGIYYYNPDIKNILSTTNMLRSDLDLPKIKDKDELLNQRVIDYYGTLVPLTELDDSLLTKSQKDSSEDENSNENQSNENDNSNSETNNAEDYNNQQQTDQFGNEQNNVNQPQNDSNQQQNDPNQQQIDPNQQQNAQEVPTNQY
- a CDS encoding phospho-sugar mutase — its product is MKALWLENINESLVKDFYETQTEEEQNAGFEGVLSFGTAGIRSTFGLGPARLNAFTVRKVALGLAQYLNHNVDDASVVIHFDTRFLSKAFSQEMASVLANNGITAIISDNYKSTPELSFAVRHLQVNAGIMITASHNPKNYNGIKIYNEKGGQLLPEASEQLSEYINSIETPLNIEKGDFNAFVENGKIKYMSNEVTESYKKEVKSLVGSIDAHDAKVILTSLHGTSLPLVSDILTELDYHNFVIEKEQSEPNGNFPTVAIANPEDEAAFTLGKQLADKTDAQLIIATDPDADRLGFIERYGDNDFRYFNGNEIGLLLMKLRFQDLTEDSTPQYMIKSIVTSELAERLATSLNVEVNDVLTGFKFISDLIEHKQKDDDKQLLLAFEESHGYLAQPISRDKDAIQMVPLLVKYKNLLDKNGITFKETIEDIYENIGYFKDRTLAPTFEGKAGVKKIESIMSQFRNEQVFSICGMDVLKIEDYHVGEVRDMITGHTEKLTLPKTNLIRFIFENGFIALRPSGTEPKIKLYFSLEVENIDEITQQFEANYINNIV
- a CDS encoding DUF2538 family protein — its product is MSRKTYEKLAHVNGMFNVLEQQLIHSKDMALFRNEFFYVNHEHRENYEALRIYYKDSDLNPVVDGACYIVALPEIFEKVDVFESELPFTWVYDQNGITDTMKQISVPIQYLIAAALEVTDVNLFKPSGFTMGMNNWNIAQMRIFWQYTAIVRKEAQ
- a CDS encoding GNAT family N-acetyltransferase, whose translation is MFNIVTTPKMMDDALEIRKEVFVKEQGVPLENEIDQFEDVATHVIGYDSNHIPFATGRFRPVNDSVKIERVAVRATHRKSGYGQLLMQFLETSAKQQGYSKLALNAQYHAKSFYEALGYKSIGDIFMEENIEHIAMTKII
- a CDS encoding serine hydrolase domain-containing protein, translated to MTTKILKKITIILIILLIVIIITIAYKLYHRSHQETPMVQNETKQETTNKQMGHLQTIVDNQNPQMMQINQYLEQVKFNGTAAVFENGQLKLNKGYGLQNIQENKQNQADTLYLIGSSQKFATGLMLKQLESENKINMNDSVTKYLPWFKMKQPITLNQLMLHKSGLFKYKASPNYKNLNEAVHAVQQKGIEPKFYNKNRYNDGNYLVLSRVIEEVTNKSYKKNFEDRISKPQHLNFTAFFDNSNFQAYMAKGYKKDGKSGKPLQQYPNVLEQYYGAGNLYMTPSDMGKLILGLQNNRILNSHISKPLIHESKTSKYPQPYRYGFYSFADKNRINGGFFGQVFTSYFNDKYIVILGTNYENSDVNNEQKIQHIYNQILKQGGPYNHVGKSY